The window CGATGCCGGGTACCGCAGCTTCGACACCGCCGCGTACTACCGCAACGAGGTGGGCACCGGCCAGGCCCTTGCCGAATCCGGGGTGCCGCGTGAGGACCTCTACGTCACGACCAAGGTCTGGAACGACCGGCAGGGCTACGACGAGGCGCTGCGGGCGTTTGACGAGAGTCTGACGAAGCTCGGCCTCGACTACCTCGACCTGTTCCTGATCCACTGGCCCGCACCCGGCGCCGACAAGTACGTCGACACCTGGCGGGCGCTGGAGAAGCTCAAGGAAGATGGCCGCGTCCGCTCGATCGGCGTGTCCAACTTCCATGTCCCGCACCTGGAGCGCCTCTTCGCCGAGACCGGCACGGTGCCCGCGGTCAACCAGATCGAGCTGCACCCGAACCTGCCCCAGGCCGAACTGCGCGCCTTCCACGCCAAGCACGGCATCGCCACCGAGGCCTGGAGCCCCCTGGGCCAGGGCGTGGTGCTGGAGGACCCGACCGTGGTCGGGATCGCCGACCGCCTCGGCCGCACCGCCGCGCAGGTGGTGCTGCGCTGGCACCTCGACCTGGGCGTCGTCGTCATCCCCAAGTCGGTCACGCCCGAGCGCATCCGGGCCAACATCGACGTGTTCGACTTCGAGCTGACCGCCGAGGACCACAAAGCCCTTGCCACGCTGGACAACGGCGAGCGCACCGGGCCCGACCCGGAGCAGTTCTGGGCGTGATCACTTCCCGGTGATGGCGCGCTCCAGTTCCCGGATCTCCTTCTGCGTGAACGAGCCGGCGATCTGGAGCGCGCCACCGGTGATCGCCGACGCGATCTCCGGCGCCGAGACCAGTTCACCGTCCACCACGATGGCGAGCTGCTTGCCCACGTTCTCAGCCGTCCACGTCGCGAAGATCGCGGCGGTGTCGTCGGGCAGCTCGATGTTGAGCACCCATCGCCCGTCCACCTGCTCGACCCCGACGTTCTCGAACCGGCCGAAGTCGCCGATGGAGGGACCGACGCGGTAGGTCGAACCGTCCTTGCCGGTCAGCACGTCAGGCGCGGCCGGGGCAGGCGTCTGGGCGGGCGGGTCGACCGAGAGCACCGGCCGCATCTCGACCGGGACGTTGACGTCGACCGGACCGCTGCCCGCTTGGGTGGTCTGGGAGGCGGGCGGCGGTGTCGGTGTGGATTCCTTGCCGCACGCGGTAAGGGCCAGCAGCAGCCCGGCGACGACGATCAGCTTCGGCATGATCGGATCCTATGGTGACCTTGCCCGCTTCGCGGTGCTTTCCGTTGGGACACACCACCACCAGCTACGCCGGCTCAGTCTCGCCTGGCAGCGAGCTGCCCCAAAGCCGCCTGGAGGCCGCGAGCGCTGGAAAGCGTCGACACTGTCCCACCAGTGAGTCTGGCTATGTCGCGCAGCGCGGTGCGGTTCTGGTCGGGGCCGAAAGTGATCACGCTGATCACCACCGGCTTCTTCGTGCTGCGCGCCGCTTTGATCGCGGTGGTGAGTTCGGCCAGGGTCATGTCGCCGTCGCTGCCGCCATCGGTGATCACGACGATCTCATTGCGCTTGCCCGCCACATATCCGTTGATCGCCGCCCGGTAAGCCGCCGCGATGCTCTCGTGCAGGTGGGTCGCCCCAGTCGGAGCCAGCTTGTCGACAGCCTGGTGCAGAGGGGCCCGGGTGTCGCCGATCGGGCCGGTCGCCACGAGTTGCTGGTACGGCTTCGCGCGGTCAAGTCCTTGGGAGAACTGCCAAAGCCCCAACGAACCCGACACCGTGTAGTTCGCGTACCCGTGCAACGCCTCCTGCACCCACTGCATCCGCGTGCGCCCGTCTCCGTTGTCGCCGCCCATCGACTTCGACACGTCGACCAGCATGGTCACGATGCGACCGCCCTCAGCGGCCGCCGCCCACGTGGCGGCGAGTTGCTGGGTGGTCCGGGGGTTCGCCGGGGCGGTGGCGGGCGGCAGGTCCGGC is drawn from Actinokineospora alba and contains these coding sequences:
- a CDS encoding SecDF P1 head subdomain-containing protein, with the translated sequence MPKLIVVAGLLLALTACGKESTPTPPPASQTTQAGSGPVDVNVPVEMRPVLSVDPPAQTPAPAAPDVLTGKDGSTYRVGPSIGDFGRFENVGVEQVDGRWVLNIELPDDTAAIFATWTAENVGKQLAIVVDGELVSAPEIASAITGGALQIAGSFTQKEIRELERAITGK
- a CDS encoding aldo/keto reductase, producing the protein MSPNPDISLNDGTTIPQLGFGVFQVPDDEVRAVVATAIDAGYRSFDTAAYYRNEVGTGQALAESGVPREDLYVTTKVWNDRQGYDEALRAFDESLTKLGLDYLDLFLIHWPAPGADKYVDTWRALEKLKEDGRVRSIGVSNFHVPHLERLFAETGTVPAVNQIELHPNLPQAELRAFHAKHGIATEAWSPLGQGVVLEDPTVVGIADRLGRTAAQVVLRWHLDLGVVVIPKSVTPERIRANIDVFDFELTAEDHKALATLDNGERTGPDPEQFWA